The DNA sequence TTCGGGCCGACGCCGGGCTCGCGGATGAAGTGCACGGGAATCCCGTCGATCACGGTCCGGTGGTGGGAGTAGGCGTTCATCGCCGCCTCGTGGACCCGCCAGTCGTATCCGTCGAGCCAGTAGGCGACAAGCTCTTCGAGGTATCCGCGCGCGACCCCGTAGCGCCAGTCGTCGTTGGCGAAGTCCACCGGCCAGCGGGTGGCCTCGAGGCGACGACGGAGATCGTCGATCACCTCGTCGGACACGGCGATCGTGAAGTCCTCAATGCTCACGGAGCCCTCCCGTTGGCGACGTGCGGGTGTACGAACGCAGTCGACCCAGCGCAACCCGGACCCGCGCCGTCAGCGCCGCCTTCGCACGCTCAGCCACAAGCGCGACCCGATGCCGGACCCACCGCGACGCCCGGCGGTCCCAACGCACCCCCGGACCGGAGGATCCAGACGTCGTCACCGCCGGAACGTGCCGCCTCGCCGGCCTGCACACCCATAACGGTGACTCGGGAGGCAGACCTGCCCGCTCGACCACGTCCGCTGGCAGGTAGGCGCCCGCATCCCAGCGGCGCACCACGAGACCGCCCTCACGCAACCGGTCCTCGAGGTCGGTGCCGTAGAACCGGAGGTGCTCGGGGAAGCCGAAACGGCGCCTGCGTTCCTCGGGCGGCGCCGTCGGATCCTCGTCGGTCGGACGA is a window from the Acidimicrobiales bacterium genome containing:
- a CDS encoding class I SAM-dependent methyltransferase; translated protein: MVRHRHLALILDRLAPVVSTANVALEFGPTKIGRRLLERYVDDRYLATDIGRHRDVDFRSDACRMGLRDGAVDVIVSFHVLEHIPDDRTAIAEMARILSPGGVALIQVPWRRDRPTDEDPTAPPEERRRRFGFPEHLRFYGTDLEDRLREGGLVVRRWDAGAYLPADVVERAGLPPESPLWVCRPARRHVPAVTTSGSSGPGVRWDRRASRWVRHRVALVAERAKAALTARVRVALGRLRSYTRTSPTGGLREH